The Verrucomicrobiales bacterium genome includes the window GGATAGTCCCCTTTTTCGTGTCATCTCGAATCGTCTGAACCAGAAGGCGCTCGGGATTTCGCCGGGGTCCATTTATCGGGATGTTGTGGCGCGGTATGCGAAAGAGTTGGGGATTCTGGCTGAGGGAGTGGGGCCGCATTCGCTTAGGGCGACAGCGGCGACCAATGCGCTTGAGCACGGCTCGGACATCGCACGGGTTCAGGAGTGGCTCGGGCATTCCAGCATCTCCACGACGCGGCTTTACGATAAGCGGCACATGCGGGCGGAGGATTCCCCGACGTTCAAGGTGGAA containing:
- a CDS encoding tyrosine-type recombinase/integrase, with the protein product DSPLFRVISNRLNQKALGISPGSIYRDVVARYAKELGILAEGVGPHSLRATAATNALEHGSDIARVQEWLGHSSISTTRLYDKRHMRAEDSPTFKVEY